A DNA window from Halococcus agarilyticus contains the following coding sequences:
- a CDS encoding IS4 family transposase translates to MDQWLNILGQELRYLLPPQSVREHARATDLVERDRFIDAFPFFWSFTVGTTQSNGSLAAVQDLYKAFTSDSVAYSSVQQWVTAELTELLADICGYISVELGRTESALEGRFERFQDVFISDGTICTLSAESFDEFPGLGDDHAGAKLHVIESLASRAPIFSSITDARTQETTQLQISDWVEDSLILFDLGYLDYARLARIDRNGGWFVSRLNVDANPVIINELRTWCGDTIDLEGTHLQEVLPDLYRQIIDSTGTVGADRPDPHLPYDVRVVGVRHEDDEDDHRTEEVEADHDYHLYATNLPTDAFAPRELAALYSNRWSIETVIDELKTVFELDEMTVRREAAVECFMMAALLMVLVSRYLLRRVRARLGPASQRSVEEEDRIEPVRFSKRIQLFSSDLLRILAEQLGYGWDGAGSAIVDGAIDPNVDRHALTERVAHGSVDPNLRNAGELATIRPG, encoded by the coding sequence ATGGATCAATGGCTCAATATTCTCGGCCAAGAACTCCGGTATCTCCTCCCACCACAGTCGGTGCGCGAGCACGCTCGCGCTACCGACCTCGTTGAACGCGACCGATTCATCGACGCCTTTCCGTTCTTCTGGTCGTTCACGGTCGGTACTACCCAATCCAACGGATCTCTCGCTGCCGTTCAAGACCTCTACAAGGCGTTCACCAGCGACTCCGTTGCGTACTCGTCCGTTCAGCAGTGGGTTACAGCTGAACTCACCGAGCTACTTGCAGACATCTGCGGCTACATCAGCGTCGAGCTTGGACGGACAGAATCAGCGCTCGAAGGCCGCTTCGAACGCTTCCAAGATGTCTTCATCTCGGATGGCACTATCTGTACGCTCTCGGCGGAGTCCTTCGATGAGTTCCCCGGATTAGGCGACGATCACGCTGGAGCGAAGCTCCACGTGATCGAGTCGCTCGCCTCGCGGGCTCCGATCTTCTCATCGATCACCGACGCTCGCACCCAAGAAACCACACAGCTCCAGATCAGTGACTGGGTCGAGGATTCCTTGATCCTGTTCGATCTCGGCTACCTCGACTACGCGAGATTAGCACGGATTGACCGCAATGGCGGCTGGTTCGTGAGCCGACTCAACGTCGACGCAAACCCTGTGATCATCAATGAGCTCCGAACCTGGTGTGGTGATACGATCGATCTGGAGGGCACGCACCTCCAAGAGGTGCTGCCCGACCTCTATCGGCAGATCATCGATTCAACGGGGACGGTCGGTGCGGATCGTCCCGATCCGCACCTTCCCTACGATGTACGAGTTGTCGGCGTCCGCCACGAAGACGATGAGGACGATCACCGAACGGAGGAGGTTGAGGCTGATCACGACTATCACCTCTATGCGACGAATCTCCCGACAGATGCGTTCGCGCCGCGAGAACTCGCGGCGCTGTACAGCAACCGCTGGAGCATCGAAACGGTCATCGACGAGCTGAAGACGGTGTTCGAGTTGGACGAGATGACGGTACGGCGGGAGGCAGCGGTGGAGTGTTTCATGATGGCAGCGCTGTTGATGGTGCTGGTGAGTCGGTATCTGCTCCGGCGGGTACGAGCACGGCTCGGACCCGCCTCACAGCGATCAGTAGAGGAGGAAGATCGCATCGAACCGGTGAGGTTTTCGAAGCGAATCCAGCTGTTTAGCAGTGATCTGCTGCGGATATTGGCTGAACAGCTCGGGTATGGGTGGGACGGGGCCGGGTCCGCGATCGTTGATGGAGCGATCGACCCGAACGTGGATCGCCACGCGCTCACGGAGCGTGTGGCTCACGGAAGCGTCGATCCGAACCTGCGAAACGCGGGTGAACTGGCGACGATCCGGCCCGGCTGA